The genomic segment ATACATTCATTCATGTTCACTCGTTGCTTATCTCATCAAGGGATTCTGATCCTAATTCTGTTTGTTTCTAACAGTTTGCTTCACTTGTCAAACCATCCATCAGTGTTGATTGTGGGATTCTTCGAGACTGCTATGAATCCTTTGCCATGTACTGTTTTGGTAGATACCTTGTTGCCTGCATAGGTATTAGACCGACcattttttatctcttttttttccccttctCTTGTCCCAAGTCTTTCTCAGACATTTCTTGTCATCGTAATTCATTGACTCCGTTTATCAGGTGGAGAAGAAAGGACTATTGAGTTTATGGAAAGACAAGGACGTAAGAGCTTTAAGACGCCACTGTTAGACCACAATGATGAAAAAGGAACTGTCAAACATCCTTTTCCTATGAATTTATTCCTTAAACCCTGGAGGCTCAGTCACTGGTTCTATCAAGTTGTTAAGTTTGGTATTGTTCAATATGTATGTTTCCCACTCATAATGCTTCTTTGCTCCAAaatgtcttttcttttcttttctttgttgtggAAGTAAAACTATTTCTCTCCTTTGGCAGATGATAATTAAGTCTCTAACTGCCCTCACTGCTCTGATTCTTGAAGCCTTCGGTGTGTATTGTGAAGGAGAGTTTAAATGGTCATGTGGGTACGTTGAGGCAACTTTGAAAAAGGACTGTGCTACTAGCACTGTGCTAGTATAATAATTGTGCCTTTAGAAACAAGAATCAATTATATCTGTGATGAATTATGATCAAGATGGCATCTTACTGTTTTGCCtatgtatatattgttttttgtaGGTACCCTTATTTGGCAGTGGTTCTAAATTTTAGTCAGTCATGGGCATTATACTGTCTGGTTCAGTTCTATGGTGCTACGAAAGATGAGCTTGCGCACATTAAGCCCCTGGCCAAATTTCTAACATTCAAGTCCATTGTGTTTCTCACTTGGTGGCAAGGTGTTGCCATTGCTCTTCTCTCTTCCCTCGGTTTGTTCAAAAGTTCTATTGCACAAAGCTTGCAGTTGAAGACTAGTGTCCAAGATTTCATCATTTGCATAGAGGTAAATTGTCTTCTGTTACCAACCTTGCTGGAAAAGATTTAATGAGtacaaaactttttcttcttcgttgctTCCTATTTACAACAGTCTATGGAGTCTTCTTGGATTTTCTTTCTTGGAACAAATTAAAGCTTTGAACACTTGTGTTTGTCCAGTGCAGATGGGTATTGCTTCCGTTGTTCACCTGTATGTATTCCCAGCAAAACCTTACGGTCTGATGGGAGACCGCTTTACAGGATCCGTTTCAGTTCTTGGTGACTATGCATCTGTTGACTGTCCTATTGATCCAGATGAGATTAGGGACAGTGAGAGACCAACAAAGGTCCGCCTACCACATCCTGACGTTGATATCAGAAGTGGTATGACCCTCAAAGAAAGCATGAGAGACGTTTTCGTTGGTGGTGGTGAATATGTGAGTCCTCTAATTGTTCCATCCAAAAAAATGATTATCTGATGaatagcttttatttgatcacAAAGATGCTATATATCTTGTAGATTGTTAAAGACGTGAGATTCACAGTGACTCAAGCAGTGGAGCCTATGGAGAAGAGCATCACAAAGTTTAATGAGAAACTGCACAAGATCTCTCAGACCATAAAGAAACATgacaaggagaagagaagagtgaagGACGATAGTTGCATGTCATCATCCTCCAGTCGGAGAGTGATTCGCGGTATAGACGATCCGCTTCTAAATGGGAGTTATAGCGATAGTGGAGTTACAAGAAGCAAAAAGCACAGGCGTAAATCAGGATACACGAGCGCAGAGAGCGGGGGAGAGAGCAGTAGTGAGCAAGCTTATGGTGGATTTGAGGTAAGGGGCCGCAGATGGATCACCAAAGATTAACAAAGTAAGTATATCCTTTGGACTGGACAAGGTTGTCCCACATTTTTGTCCTCAAAGCGGAGGTGTTTGTGAGAAGAGGATGATCACGCTACCTAGAAGCCATTAAAGAATGAATATCTGTGTACAGATTTGAAGATACGAACATAAATTGAGcatgatttctttatttattacaGAAAGAGTAAATAAATGTTCATGTTCGCTGTGTCTTTCGAACTAACAGAGGgtcatataaaattaaataggtTATTCCAACTTGAGCAATTGCAAGAATGCCGATTGGAATTGATAAAGACTGGATAAGAAAAGAGAcattccaagaaaaaaaataatagcaaAATCAGATTTTGCCAATCAGATGAGAGGACGGAGTTCCCCAGTTTGGAGAGCAAACTTGCGGTGCTGTGACAAGACAGAAGCAACTCGGCTCATCTGAATCCTCTCAGCCAAGCCATCTCCTTTCTGCTGCTTAGCTGAATGGAAAGCGTTCTGCAACATCTGGAGAGGATCTCCATGACTGACGACCAGAATTGCACAACTACGGGATACGTAGAAAGAAGAAGCACTTAGAGCTTTTAGTATAGGATGAAGTAAGAAAAGTGGAAGGAGGGCATTGTTTTGTTATACCTTTGGAAATCAGATTCCATGGAAGCAATGGCAGAGGCAAGTCTGGAAACAACATCAGCAGCACTCTCACCTCCTTCTGGTCCCATGAATGGATCTTTCTCATCAAGAGCCCATATCTCTGGGTACTGCGTGCGGCAaccagagaaaaagaaacttgAGAACACTTTTGTCGTCTCTCACTGGCCGTTTCTATAATAAGGGATAGGGAAGTAAATATAAGAAGGAACAGTAAGGACAAAGCACCTTGTCATGTGACTTGAGTTCAAAAGTAGGTCCAAAATAGCGTTCTCGCAGATCTTCAATCATCTGCTTAAAAGCGCAAATCaactttgagaaagaaaaaacaaaaaaaaaaaaaacaataatatagtAAAGGATGTGGGATGCATCCAGTTTGGGGTATATCAGAGAGAAGGTATATACATTACCTTGCATTGAGGAGAAACAAAGGGGAGATTGAGGACCTCAGCAACAACACTAGCGGTGTGAGTGGTTCTGGAGAAGGGGGAGTAGCAAATGCGGACCTTGTCCAGTTCTATGTTATTTTCCTTGAGTTGCTGCACAGTTTTGATCATATGatttgagcttcttcttttttttttggaagaaggaaaaaaaaaacaaaagatgcaaagcaacaaagaaaaaaaggaaaacctgGAGGAACAATTCGCCGGCGAGGCGAGCCTGAGCGACACCGTCAGGGGCTAACTGGTACTCGGGGAGCACACCATTTTCCTACAATTTGAAAAAAGGCGATGAAGACttagaagaaggaagaaagacaCATAAcgaaagaaaagaggaggaggagagaaagcaaaacaaacCATGGAAGAGACGACGAGGCCTCTCTCGTTGGGAATGCTCTTCCCGTGGCGGAGGACCCAATACCTGTTCTTCCCTACTAACACCgaatccatctctctctctctctcttttcaccTAACCCCTCTCAGTGTCAAAACAAATAATTCTACTTAAACCTATTTGATGATGGGattatattgatgatgatgatgatactggCTTCTTTATTTATTCTTCACTAATCCTCTTTTTAGTCAGAAAATCTCAAATCACTAATTTCTATGGTTTTTGACTGGCCTCTTCTATTTCGTCTTATCTTATCTTCgatacaaacaacaacaaaaaaatcactaattgcTTTCTAATCCGtatttttccaactttttatACTTTTTACCCTTtcctaaatataataataacctAATAAGTGAAATTGTACagctaaaatgtttttttcagtACTTAAGATTAAGACATAGCTAGCATTCGCGAACAGCGGTCCCCTATCTAACTCCACATTAGGCAAAGTGTATTTATTATACTTTATAGTATATTTGATTATCAATAAACACAAAAATCGCAAAGCTAAAAAAATACTGTAAGTAAAATCTAATACTAGTACTATATCTGAAAAGCTAAAAAGAACTGgcacgtctctctctctctccctccctcccTTTTTAAGCCTTTATCAAGCAAGACGCTGCCATATACATATAGGAAACAGAGTTAATTAACAATAATTGCAGgcaaattataacaataataaaagaagaagaggctcTCTCAGTCTCACCTTGtcacttgttgttgttgtatgcaTGAACCACCATGGACCCTTCCTCCACATTAATCTTGCCATTCGccaaacacaacacacaaacttaTTTTAGTTTTCCATTTCTACCACAAAACTACACTTTCTATTCTACTTTTGTCTCactacatatatctatatatataagctcTTTCTTTTTACCTGCTGAATCCAGCCACCATCCTCAATCCCATGAACATACTCAGCCCCACCCACACTCCACTTAGCCCCAACCCTGCCGGTGCATACAGCATGAACCCTGATGATATTCCTCCCACCACCATCtgacacacacatacacaatattgttttatcttttctttttctttactagGAGTAGTAGGAGGACTTCTCTCTTACTTACCATCGAGCAAGCTGCGTAGGGGAAGTCCGACATCCCATAGTGCAGTCCATCAAAGATAAACGCCAGAGCTGTGATTGGTTGAGTTGCCGCTACAAACTGTATCCATGTTACCGTGAGTAAAAGCTCTACCAATCCCCACCCACCCACTTACTTTATTATGTAATTAAATTACATTACTTACCAATACACCCTTTCTCACAATCCGCAGAACTTCAGGGTCTTTGGAAAACAAACCAGCTATTGAACTGAAAGACATCCCCAACACTATAGCCAGTGCAATCCCTGTCACCACTCCTATCTGTACAACACTAAACACGTTACATCCCTCTCTATAACCAGAGATCAATCACCATCCCCCAACAAGATAAAATTCCACTTCTTTAGTGCAGCACCTTCATGATGATTAAGAGAGCTAACATATTCCCTTCAACTGACCCTACATCTTAGCTAGGCATTTCTAACATATTCATCCTTTCTCGCCAACTTCCTCAAGGTAAATCTAATTCATTGTTCCTTATATTAATGGAAGTAAGTGAATCTCAACTGAAAAAGGGGTGTCGGCTCATACCTTCAGAACAAAAGCCGTAACCTCTTTCACACCTTCAAAGTCTCTTTTGGATGCAGAACTTGCGATCAAGGCCTGATCAACAAGACACGAGGCTTAATACCATCTCTCGCAATTATCTCAGTGGTTTTTTTAGTCCCATTTGATACCAAACAGATGAAGAAAGTTATAGCCAAAACCTCTAGGTATAAAAACCAATACCTGTCCAGATGAAGCTAGTGCATCAGTAAGCAGAGATACCGCCAACCAGACTTG from the Camelina sativa cultivar DH55 chromosome 12, Cs, whole genome shotgun sequence genome contains:
- the LOC104729143 gene encoding protein LAZ1; translation: MEEMKVLLKEYYDEHLVGLVLSSYSAPAWASFMAGAFLLLTLSLSLFLVFDHLSTYKNPEEQKFLIGVILMVPCYSIESFASLVKPSISVDCGILRDCYESFAMYCFGRYLVACIGGEERTIEFMERQGRKSFKTPLLDHNDEKGTVKHPFPMNLFLKPWRLSHWFYQVVKFGIVQYMIIKSLTALTALILEAFGVYCEGEFKWSCGYPYLAVVLNFSQSWALYCLVQFYGATKDELAHIKPLAKFLTFKSIVFLTWWQGVAIALLSSLGLFKSSIAQSLQLKTSVQDFIICIEMGIASVVHLYVFPAKPYGLMGDRFTGSVSVLGDYASVDCPIDPDEIRDSERPTKVRLPHPDVDIRSGMTLKESMRDVFVGGGEYIVKDVRFTVTQAVEPMEKSITKFNEKLHKISQTIKKHDKEKRRVKDDSCMSSSSSRRVIRGIDDPLLNGSYSDSGVTRSKKHRRKSGYTSAESGGESSSEQAYGGFEVRGRRWITKD
- the LOC104729142 gene encoding uncharacterized protein LOC104729142; this encodes MDSVLVGKNRYWVLRHGKSIPNERGLVVSSMENGVLPEYQLAPDGVAQARLAGELFLQQLKENNIELDKVRICYSPFSRTTHTASVVAEVLNLPFVSPQCKMIEDLRERYFGPTFELKSHDKYPEIWALDEKDPFMGPEGGESAADVVSRLASAIASMESDFQSCAILVVSHGDPLQMLQNAFHSAKQQKGDGLAERIQMSRVASVLSQHRKFALQTGELRPLI